DNA sequence from the ANME-2 cluster archaeon genome:
CCTGAAGATGTTCAGCTATTAACCATTAAGGGGAAAGGTGCGATATCTCAACTTACCGAGGTACTGCCTGAGATAATGGAAAAATGCAATTGCATGTCTGAAGGGGAAAAGAAAAAAGAATCATCCGGAACGAGCGAAACTGGTGGTTCTTAGATCATTAATAAAAGTCCATCAGTTTATATTGCAATATGGATATTAACCTGAAATGTTCTGGTTGACGATTGGTGGGATTTTAATTATAGCAGCAATAGCCTTTGCTATGCTACTTTTTTCCGTTACTATCAGTGCCATTTCAAATAAAGAAGGTAAAAGAATAGAAGGGAATTTTTGTATCAGCTGGTTGATATTCAGGATACGACATTCGCTGAAAGACAAACGAACGGATTTCTTTTTATTATGGTATAAAGTCGGTACTCAAAAACACAGGGAAGAACAAACAAAAGAATCCGAAGAAACTGAACAAACAAACAAAATAAAAGAAATGAAAAGGTCTCTAAAAAAAGAGAAAAACCGAAAAATACCACCAATTGAAGTTATCGTT
Encoded proteins:
- a CDS encoding DUF2953 domain-containing protein, with product MTIGGILIIAAIAFAMLLFSVTISAISNKEGKRIEGNFCISWLIFRIRHSLKDKRTDFFLLWYKVGTQKHREEQTKESEETEQTNKIKEMKRSLKKEKNRKIPPIEVIVNFIGPLFGLIHRLVTIPRFKYLDIDCTYGLDDTAICGILTGLLHSIKGASQIGNNVRFTPDFTGTLLNWDLKILTSITLVRIFLPLAKFISNINVLKFGWVMIRS